agtttttattttcatttcatcttGAGCTTTCTGTTTTCTCATAGTAAAGatttttaagtttatatatttataattttttcagTGAATATACACCAAGGCTTATAAAGAAATTAGAGGGTATCAGGGTAATCTCTACCTGTAACTTTGAACTTTTTACTGGTGTAACTAAAATTGCGGTGGACGTGTCAATTTCTTTCTGCTAACTATGGACCTTTGGCTTTATTATTTATCCCTGCATTAGGTCAAAAGAGTTGCAGCTGGCTTGTTGCATTCAGCATGCATTGATGGTAATTTGAAATGATTTCTCTTATGGTCAATCAATTTTTATGACCTTATTACTGGACATATTCCAAACTTTTGTTTTCAGATCTTAATTTGTCTAGGTATTGCAAAAACTGGGTCTTTGTTTGTGTTTAGGGATAAAGTGGTAGCTAATCTTGTAAGTTCTAAACCTGTCAGTTTTAACATCACCGAATGTTTCTAATCATATGGCATTTTTGAGTGATGTTatcttaatgaaaatatttaGGGATTTGGGGAGGCCAAGAATGCAACCATGCCATTCATGATCAATACATTGCCATATTCAGAAGAAGTTGCATGTGGTGGCTACCACACTTGTGTTGTAATAAGTAATTCTCTTATCTTCATTATTAAATGTTTTTgcatgtttttatttatatgactCACGATTTGGAGCCATCATTTGTTGCAATTGTCATGTTAGATAGATAGAACCTAGACTATCTTACCATGCTCTTATTATTTCCTACTCAGGATAAATCCTCTACAGAAAGTTTAAAGGTTAACTTCCAAAAGGAAGTCAGACTAGAAATACAAAGCAAACATTTTTGTTGTTTGAAAATCTTAAATCAatatatcttttaaaaatttcatgcttCAATAAATTATGAATATTCTCAATGATTATATAGGTTAGAATGAGTAAAAACCTAGAAGAATAGAAAATGATATGTCTATAATCAATGACAGGAATTGTAGGAAAATATGGTTTCATTTATGGACTGATGTCTGAATTGTGTTCCAGTGCTTGAAAATTAAGTGCAAGTTGATGTGAATGACAATGTCCTGGAGATCATATGGGaagataataattaaaacatgGAGGTTAAAAGGATGATAAGGAGAAGGAAGAGTTGGACTTTAAGGGAAAAAATGTGTCAAATCTAGTGAGGTTCGTCATGACATCTCCTTCAACCTTCATTTGACCCTTTTTGTCTTTTTCATATATGCTACTTATTTTCTTTTTGAGGCCTTTACAAGTCCATCAACATGAAACTGGACTTATGACTAACACTTATTTACAGCGACAGTAGAATTTAGGATTAGCCTAGCATCAGTTTTTTTATTATGAGTTTACTATTTACTGATTTCACTTTCATTACAGCAGATGGTATAGCTAATTTCCTTGTTTTGCTCAGTCAGGTGACAGAGATTCCgtttaacaattttctttattgCTGGAACAAGTTTTAACCAAGATCAAGATCAAAGTACTTCACTAAGTTATATATGCAGCCATTGCAATGAGAggtgatgatgatttggcattataTTCTCATCAGGatgaattttattttagaaattgtaatactttgtgtgtctgtgtgtgttttttttttatgtattaaattacatattgaatcaatatttatgtattaaatttaaattcattaatttttatatttagttttgaagtttaaattttaatggaaaatttaatttaattaatattttttatttatccttaaaatatatagtttaaagttcaaatttcaaaaattaaacataatataatatttaacataaaaataaatattatttaattaaaataaaataattttttaaagtttacaATTTTTATCGGCGTTTGCAagaaaagcgtcgctaaaggtcatgatctttagcggcgtttgcgggaaaagcgctgctaaaggttatggtctttagtggcgttttagaaagcgccgctaaagatcatggtctttagcggcgtttgtaaaaaatgccgctaaaggtcatggtctttagcggcgctttttaattaaaaatatgtagtttaaagttcaaatttcaaaattaaacataatataatatttaacataaaataaatattatttaattaaaataaaataatttttaaagtttataatTTTACCGGCATTTGCGagaaaagcgtcgctaaaggttatggtctttagcggcgtttgcggaaaaagcgccgctaaaggttatGGTCTTTAGTGTCGTTTTtaggaaagcgccgctaaaggtcatggtttttagcggcgtttgtaaaaaaatgccgctaaaggtcTTTAGCGTCGCTTTTTTAAATAAACGCCACAATTTTTTGCGGCGCCTGCTATAGTGACGTTTTTTGCAGCGCTTGTGAAAAAACCACTAATAGTTCTAGCGGCGCttagaaacgccgctaaaggccaaaaaaacgccgctaaaagtctatccTCTTGTTGTGAATGCAAATTAAAGAAATTTGTTGTAATGTTTTAATCAAGAgggtaattaaaatattaaattagcaactatttttgggttttcttgttAATGTTCAACAAATTTTTGTTGTTTCAAATAAATTTTCGGCCACAGACAAAAATGGTGTTACCAAATGAAAAATTAAcagaattatatatttttatttgtgtgATATTCTTATTTATCATTTTACATACATCAATTTGGTCAAATCATTCACTGCAATTAGTAATCAGTCAATTTTTAAACACGGTCAATATTTTCCCGACAATTTTACATcatttttattggtataataataaatgtaACTTTTAATGTTTATACATTTcgtcaatttaatcttaatttaacaaatttatcctTATTTACTTTTAAGTATTTTATATTCTAATGGCGATTTGATTGCGACTGTTTTTCGTTTAGGATTTATGATTGtacaatattatttttaaaattagaatcTAAATTTTATTTCCTACAAAAGTATGAACATAAAAAGAGATAATTATAATCAATGTCTACTTTCAGCTATATAATGTTGTTGTTGCACAACTAACACAGATACCCTGCTATCTATATCTGTAGATGCAAAAAGGTCTCCGACAATCCCTAGCTCAGGGAATTCACTCCATTCTGATAAACCCATTGATTGTATAGACTCCACTCCGTAGCGTCTACCGACGATTATCAAATCATAATCGTCGGCAACCGTCCTAATGATCTTCGCAGTTTGTGATCCGCTATCCGATACTTGTTCTACATACATCATGTCACATCCATTACCAAGTACTCCATTATTTTGCTTAACATCTTTCAATATCTCAATATCCATTATCGTGTCCCAGTCTAAGACATCTCTGCGATCTTGATATGCAATGAGACGGATCACGGTTAGCTTCACTCGAGGGTCTCGAGCCATCCTTTTCGCCAACGTTAAAGCCTCCCTATCGTCTTTGCCACCTAAGAAAAGAATCCCAACAGAGTAGGACGACGATTTCATCGGTATTCGCCTCCCACCACGGTCAATGAGGATCCCTACCGAGCATGGTGATTGGTCCAAGACGCTACAATTCACGTTCCGTACCACATTGTTTTCTGCTTCTACAGACCCGTTAACGGACCATTTCCTATGGAAAGGGAGAATTATGAAAGATGTTTGCTTGTCAAGAGCCATAGTGCAAATATCTTCATGCATGAGCTTCGGCGGTGAGATTGCTGTGAAAGCATTAACTGTGACCAAACCCCAATTGTTCTGCTCGTATTGATAGAACGCAAGGATGTCCTCAAAGGAACCGCCGACGGTGGTGTTAATTTCATGCTTGTGGTGAGCTATAAACACCGGTGAATCACGAGCCATTAACTCGATCAAGTGAAGGGCGTAAATAACATTTGGACTTTCTTTCATAGGGCATGTGAGGTCAAGCAAATCGATCATGGCTGAGACATTTTCAGGCCAATGAATGCATGCAAGAACCCGTAGTTCAGCATCGGGTTTTAAGTGCATTAAGTTCCGTCTTTGATATCCTGCATATCCTGCATATTTTCTTGAAACTGGGTCGTAAAGGAACCTCACTAGGAGTGGGATTACAGTTGCATTTACAAGAATGGCAAAGACCGCCACGCTAAAAGTTGCTTCTGATATAACCTGCAAATGAAAAACATAATTAGAGCTTGTCGTAATCATAAATTTAGGCTTGAACTTTTAATTACTTTCGCATTTAAATTTCACCTTCAAGAAAATGAGTCAAATTAATGATTTTTAAGGGTAATATGAACTAAAATGTTAAATATTTAAACAATCAAgagtattttatgttaattttttataattttataattatttattaatgtgaCATATAAAAAATAATGCTATGTTAGCATAAATTATATGTGGATTGTGACACAAATTGCTATGCTAGCATAGATAAAAAAGAcaatattttagttaattttaaaaataatttaattttttaaaaattaacagtcaaattttaaaaataaaaaatttaaatatataattatgcTAAACACAAGGACAACTTACCCAATTGTCTCTGAAAGTAGAAAAAAAAGCTAACTCCACGACCCCTTTGCTGCTCATAATGAGACCAAAAGCCAAGGAGTCCCTAAAGGGCATGAAGCTCACAAACGAAGCTATGAAACAAGATATAAATTTTGCAAGGAATgtcaagaaaaatgaaattatagaaaatttgactCTGGGTGGATTCGACACCATCTTCCTCGGATTAACCCTCATTGCCGATGCTGTTATGTAGACAGCAAGAAAGATGCCATTGACAAAGCATTCGAACTTGTTTATCAACGTCGACCCTAGTGGCGGACCGTCAGGCACGGCTAAGCCGAAGAGAAAAGCACCGATTAAAGGTGCTTGCTGGGTCCAATGTGTAAATATAGCACATCCTATAGCAACCATCAGGATGGCCACGATGTACACTTCTTCAATTGGTTCTCCTTCTGGTGTTTTTTTAATGATCCAAAACATCATTGGGCGAAACACGAAGAAAAGGACTGTTATGAAAAGAAAAGCCACAAGTACGCGTTGTAGAGCCAACAATGGTGACGTGGCCCAATCGTGTGATAATGAAATTATGTGAACTAGAAACAAGGTGCTCAAGTCACCTACGGAGGCCGACGATAGAGCGAGTCGTCCGAGTTCAGAATTTATGATCTTGAGCTCGGTGAGAACGCAGGCGATGACCGAAAACGATGTTGTTGATTCGATCAATGTTCCGACTATTCGTTCGGTTTTTATTACATCATTCATTCGTTTATGTTCGTTGAAGTTCTTGTGAAGCACTATTCCGACCACGATGGGAGATAAAAGGGATATGATTCCAATCACTACGGATTTCTTTGTTGAGTTAAATGCCATCTTCACATCCATTTTCACTCCCGTTAGGAATATAAATAATGTGAAACCGAATACTGATACAGCGTCGATCATTTCTACACCTAACTCTCGACGATAAAATATGTTCCTGAATGCGTTTAGTTTCCCCATTATTGGAGGTCCCAAGATAAGCCCGgcctagtaaaaaaaaaaaaattaaggtttcACTTACTTGACATGCATTTCATGAACCATAATAACTCAagaatatatatagagagagagggGGTGGTAAGTGATTGATTAACGTACAATAATTTGAGAGGCGAATAAGGTGATTCCAAGAGGCTTGAGGATGGCAAAAATGAGATGAGAGGAGACGAATATCACGACGATCTGCATCTCTAGAAGTGGCAATGAGTATGTCAACATCGTCGACGGGTAAGCCAGATTTTCCCAGATACCGGCTGAATTTATTCTGGGAGGTAAAATGATGCAAAACTCATATGTGTCATTTTGGTGGGGAAGCGGTGATGGTGCTTCGACCATGGTTGCCGCTGGCTGTCGCTTGTGGCTAAGATTATAATGGTATTAATGAAGAGAATGTATTGGATGATAAGGGAAAGAACAATGCAAGGTTTAATACTTCacatagaaaattattttagaatgCAAAGTaagaaagttaaaagaaattGTTGCAATGTTAATCAATTTCAAGTTAGCAACAAATTTAGGGTTTTCTTGTTAATGTTAACAATTTCTTAGTTGTTTCAACTAGATTTTCGACCGCATGCAATTTGTCATATTTACCTAAAATTTAGTTTATTGAGTCACTAAACTTGATTTTATCATTGTAAGATGTAGTAATTTGATGTCTCAACATAAAGTAGTTTTACAGATAAATTAAAAGaagagaataaaataagaaaaaaaattaatacgtGATATTTGTTAACACAATTCATATTCACCAATCTTATTCTATTCTACAACGTTTCTCTTGaaacaaaaaccaaaaataattttaattttatttaaaggaTAATCTGCTGATAGAAAATTAACTATGATAGACAAACTTACTATACTTTTAACTGTTTTAAGTGTCTATTTTAAGTGTTTTTCAATGAAATGattaatttaaaagaaaacatGATCATGtctcatttaaaattaaaattaaaatattgtgaGTATTTTCGTGTAATTTTAAGTTTATTGATAGTTTTAAATATtcttgtgtatatatatttaaaggttaatttttaTTTCTTGGACTACAACAAAATAGGCTTATCAcgatactttttttttatttaaaacgaTGCAAAAAAGGTTGACATAGGTGTCGCAACGCTTCTCTCGACACTTTTGAAAAAATCGTTTTTAGTACAGCTGGTATAAGTGTTGCGACACTTTTGCAAAAGCGTTGGTATAAGTCAACATAAGCCGACAAAAGTGAACAAACAAATATATCTTAATAAACTATTttggtaaaaataaataaattatatgttaTACAGACAGACAAATATATTTGAATTACATCCCtataaacataattaaatgtgaatataagtttataattattaattaggttcaataatttaaattaataactaTTCATTTTAAATGTAATTATAGAAAGTTTAAAATGGTTAAGATACAAAATTCGAAAGTtagtttaaaatatcaaaattttgtaCCAATCGACGCAAGCATACATGTTGGTATTGATTAAAATAGGCCGAAACACACAAAATGGTTGAAATGTACAAAAAATTTGATCGGAACAGAACATAAACTATTCAATATTGATTTAGGACAGGAACAATATCGGCAGATACCGGCTTCCATGGCAATGAGCAAAGATTGATATAAGAATTGGTTAGGCAATTTGAAAATCTTTATACATTTGCGAGACTTTACCCATAGAATAATTcactatattttaatattataagtcGTGATTTAAGTTCAACTTACTCATCCATTTACAACCTTACACCCAATGCATCAATTAAGACCACTAATATACTAGAACTTTCCTATTGAAAGCAAAATTACAATCTGAACCTCAAAAACAATTTCTTTACAAAGTATTTGTATTAAAACAAGTTCCTCTCATTGAACAAATGATTTAATTCATAATCAAGCAATTTTTTAAATAGGCATTATAAGCttgtaatatttttattggtgTGAAGGAGACATGCTGCCATAATTGTGCTCCAATTAATCTTGAATCAATTCTTCAAATCAAAATCCTTACTTGATTGATATTTATTAAAATCAATCTTATATAACTTTTGCTGACGTTCCTAAAAAAAATACATAGAAAGATGTTCACAGAATTTATAACAGAAATGACAAGTTGCACAATCATCTAATTACAAAGTGAGTCATTATTAATGATGGAAATAGACTATTCAACTGTCACTAACAACTTCAAAGATTGAAATCAACAATCAAGTTAGCCTTTGGGAATTGGATAGTGTTAGACTCAAGTTTAATTTGAGTTTCAGGATTGGAGTTTGAGCTCGAGGCCTTCGAGATAAAAAACAACAAGAagccaaaattaaaataaaattgacttAGTTCCATCATGCATCTTCGAGCTATAACTATTATTCTAAAAGTGGGTCTTTAAACTTTGAAATATTCTAATAACATCTTTAAATTATTGAGATTATATTAAAAAGGTCATTTTATTACTAAATtcgat
Above is a genomic segment from Gossypium arboreum isolate Shixiya-1 chromosome 8, ASM2569848v2, whole genome shotgun sequence containing:
- the LOC108468510 gene encoding cation/H(+) antiporter 11-like — protein: MVEAPSPLPHQNDTYEFCIILPPRINSAGIWENLAYPSTMLTYSLPLLEMQIVVIFVSSHLIFAILKPLGITLFASQIIAGLILGPPIMGKLNAFRNIFYRRELGVEMIDAVSVFGFTLFIFLTGVKMDVKMAFNSTKKSVVIGIISLLSPIVVGIVLHKNFNEHKRMNDVIKTERIVGTLIESTTSFSVIACVLTELKIINSELGRLALSSASVGDLSTLFLVHIISLSHDWATSPLLALQRVLVAFLFITVLFFVFRPMMFWIIKKTPEGEPIEEVYIVAILMVAIGCAIFTHWTQQAPLIGAFLFGLAVPDGPPLGSTLINKFECFVNGIFLAVYITASAMRVNPRKMVSNPPRVKFSIISFFLTFLAKFISCFIASFVSFMPFRDSLAFGLIMSSKGVVELAFFSTFRDNWVISEATFSVAVFAILVNATVIPLLVRFLYDPVSRKYAGYAGYQRRNLMHLKPDAELRVLACIHWPENVSAMIDLLDLTCPMKESPNVIYALHLIELMARDSPVFIAHHKHEINTTVGGSFEDILAFYQYEQNNWGLVTVNAFTAISPPKLMHEDICTMALDKQTSFIILPFHRKWSVNGSVEAENNVVRNVNCSVLDQSPCSVGILIDRGGRRIPMKSSSYSVGILFLGGKDDREALTLAKRMARDPRVKLTVIRLIAYQDRRDVLDWDTIMDIEILKDVKQNNGVLGNGCDMMYVEQVSDSGSQTAKIIRTVADDYDLIIVGRRYGVESIQSMGLSEWSEFPELGIVGDLFASTDIDSRVSVLVVQQQHYIAESRH